TATAGGAGGAATTGTGCCTTTATTTAACCAATTAATAGCTAAATAAGGATGAACAATATGAATATTATAATGAGGAAAATCATAAATAGCGTGCTTGTTTGGAATAATGGTTTTCACATCTTTGTTGAGAAAATCCTGAAAATTAGCAGTTATCAATAGATCAGCTTTTCCAGCTACAGCAGTTTCTAAAACTTGTTGATCTTCCAAGTCATCAATAGCAAGAACTCCTGTACCGCCTAAGATTAACTGAGGATTACTAAGCTGAGCGTAACTAGAAATAATATTGACATAAAAAGAAGCATCCTCAGCGAGGGGAGTTAGTCGCAATAAAACTTGTTCTAAACGATTTAACATTCCCCAAGAAATAATAAGTTCTACTTTTCTTGAATAACAATGCCCATAACGAACAAAATCAACAATACTTTGACAAGCAGAGTTTTGATTACCTTTAATATCAGCTAATAATGCTGCACACCAAATATTCAAATCAAGGCATAACTTTAAAGGCTTACACATCACCAGTTAATCCGATAGATGCGGATAAAATATCATCTTCTGTTTTCAAGCTACTTAACCATTCTTGATCTATATTTTCAGCAATTCTTTTTTGGGCTAATTTGTATTGATGATGTAACAGTACTCTGGTAATGTCTTGACTAATTTCGAGCCATTGTGATTTTGAAGCAACATTAGTTAATTGCAATAAAGCCGACCAAGCATTAGGTGGTAAGATAGAACCTAATTTAATGGCCGTACTTGCAATTTGAGATTTTGAACGATTTTCTTTTTTTGACAAAGCGGTAATTCGTTCTGAAGTTTCCATATCAACATGGGCAGAGAGAGTTTTTCCCATCATTTTTTCTAATTTATATAGCTTCTATGGTTTCTATAGAAATTATAGCTTATATCTCTTTGTTGATCGCACTTTGATTGTATTCAGGAATTAAAAGTAAGTCTTTTAAACAGGGGTGCATTAACTGCATAGTATTTCAGGTTAGTTAGAAAAACATTTTTGCTCAATCAACTAATTTTAACTACTTAGCCTGGTAATTTTCTCGAAATCTCCTCTGTTTCTAAGGAGATAAAGGCGATCGCACTTATTTGTAAATGGTAAAGTGCGATGGTCATTGTGCTTTTGATGTCCGACTCATTATTATGATGAGAAATCATAGAATAAGTAAAATACAAAATATATTATGATGTGCCAAAATGTTACAGTCAAAATTAATATCAAAGACTAAAAGAATACTAAAAACATTTCTTAACCCTCAAAGTAAAATAATGATGTATTACAAAATCTCACGATATTTACATAATCGAGGGTTTTTATTTTTAGCAGAATTAGTTAGATATAAACAAGCAAAATATGGATGTTATATCTCTGAAAAATCTATAATTGACGAAACAGTAGTTTTTCCTCATAGTGTCGGTATTGTTATTGGTGAAGGAGTAGTGATAGAAGAAAATGTCAAAATATGGCAGAATGTCACTATCGGTAGTCATGGAAAAAAAACAGCCCTCAGGAATATCCTTACATTGAATCGGGAGTAAAAATATTTGCAGGAGCTATTATTATAGGGGGAGTAAGGGTTGGAAAAAATTCTATTATTGGAGCGAACTGTTTAGTGTTAAGTGATGTACCAGCAAACACTACGGCAGTGGGGATTCCCTACAAAAATAATAAATAATACAGACGATGAATTTACCAAAAGAGATACAAACAGATATTTTGTTAACTCCTTACACTACTTGGAAAATAGGTGGAAAAGCAAAATATTTTACTGAACCAACTCCAGAAGAACTACCTCAAGTGATAAAGTGGGCTTTCACCAATAACATACCTACATACTTTATTGGTCGTGGTTCAAATCTATTAATAGATGATGCGGGATTACCAGGGTTAGTAATAGTAACTCGTAATTCTTTAACTGATTTGCAAAGAGAAGATGATGTTATCATCGCTGGAAGTGGTGTTTTTTTGCCTCATTTGTCACAGTTTGCCGCCAAACAAGGTTTCTCTGGTTTTGAATTTCTGATTGGTATTCCTGGAACCGTGGGAGGAGCTATAGCTATGAATGCCGGGCTTACAGTATTCCGTCCCCGTGAAATGACATCCATTGTCAAGGATTTTGATGTTTTGAATCTTGATGGCAGTGTTGAAACCCTAACGATGAAGGATATTGATGCACAGTATCGACAAACAAATTTATTGGACGGGAAACGCCTAATTGTAGAAGCTCGTTTTATATTAGAACACTCGGGCGATCCTGAAGAAATAAAAAAGAATACATTTGCCCATCTCGCAGAGCGTAAGCGTAAGCAACCTTTAGATAAACCCACAGCAGGAAGCACCTTTAAATCTCCCCGCGGTAGTAAAAGTGCTGGATGGTGTATTGAACAAGCAGGTTTAAAAGGTTTTCAGATTGGGGGTGCAAGGGTAAGCCCCGTTCATGCAAACTGGATTGAGAATTTGGGCAATGCCACATCCCATGATGTCCGTGAATTGATAAACCATATTCAAGATGTTGTAAGAGAAAAAATAGGAATTAATTTGGAAACAGAAGTTTGTTTTTTGCCTTAGAATGACTCCATAACACAACTGTGAATTTATGAAAATGGCTAAAAATGTAAATAAATTAATTCTTCATCCTTCACGGTTAGAAGGGAAAATAAAAGTCGGTGGCGCTAAAAATTCTGCCCTTCGTTTATTAGCAGCATCTCTACTTACCTCATCTCCTGTGATTATAAAAAATTATCCTAGCACTCTACTTGATGTTGATATTCATGTTGAAATGTTAGAAGTGTTGGGAAAACATTGTAAATTAATAAATGAAAATGAAATCGAGATTACCGAGCTTCGCTTTCCTTCCTCACACTTGATTTGGAATAAAAGATCCATTCGTAATACTCTTTTGATTTTGGGAGCTTTAGTCGCCCGTACAGGGCAAGGGAAAGTTCCATTACCAGGGGGGTGTCAACTGGGCGATCGTAAATATGATCTTCACATAATGATCTTAAAATCTTTAGGTGCTAAAGTATGGCAAGAAGATAATTATCTTTGTGCAGAAATTTCAGGAAACAAAAAACTTCAAGGCTCAGATATTTATCTGCCTATTCGTTCTACAGGAGCAACTGAAAATAGTATTATTTGTGCGTGTTTAGCAGAAGGTCAAACCCGTATTTGGGGTCCTCACATTAGACCTGAAATTCATGATTTAATCAATTTTTTGCGATCTATGGGGGCAAAAATAGAAGTACGAGGTCAAGAAAGTATTATTGTCGAAGGTGTAGAACAATTAGGAGGTACAACCCACGAAGTAATTCCTGACAATATAGAAGCTCTTACATGGCTAATTGGTTCTGCTGTTACCAATGGCGATGTTGAAATTGTTGATTTTCCTTTCGAGCATTTAGAAGTGCCTCTTATTCATTTACGTGAAAGTGGAGTCCGTTTTTATCGCTCCGAAAATCATTTGATAGTGAGAGGATCAAAATGTTATCCCATCGACATCAGCACCGGTCCATATCCTGGGATTAACTCCGATATGCAACCTCTTTTTGCTGTACTAGGTGCCATGGCTCAAGGAGAAAGCCGTATCATTGATCTACGCTTTCCAGGACGTTATGCTTATGCACAAGAATTAGCAAAGATGGGAATGATTTATCAAGTGAAAAATAATTTATTATTAATCGAAGGAGGAAAAAATCTTCAAGGCAATGAAGTAAAAGCTCTTGACTTGAGGGCTGGAGCAGCTCTAATGATAGCCAGTCTCATTGCTAATAGTCCAACTACTATTACTAATGCTTGGCAAATATTTAGGGGATACGATCAGCTGGAGAAAAAATTGACCCAATTAGGAGTCAATTGGCAATCAGATTAACTCGTCATAATCTTTTTAAATAATCTCCCTATATTTTTGTGTTCCGCTAAGGTATAACCGATCGATAATGTTTAAATTACTTCGTAAAAAAAATATATATTAAAGTTCTCATAAATTCAATATGCATAATGAAGTCAAGCCAAAAGTAGCTTTTTATTTAAGAATGCTTTCTGGAGGAGGAGCAGAAAAAGTAATAATCAATCTAACCAAAGGGCTTGTTGAAAAGGGAATTACGGTTGATTTGATTTTAAATATACCAGCAGGTCCTTATTTAAAAGAAGTATCTCCTGAAGTAAGAATTATTACTCTTGGCACTCCTAAATTATTAAAGGGCTTACCGAAGCTAGTTAATTATTTAAAAAAAGAAAAACCTCAAATTCTTTTTTCTGCAATGCATTACAACAATGAAATTGCTATTTGGGCTAAATACTTAGCAAGGGTAAAAACTAAAGTTATCGTATCTGAACATAACACTTTGTCTGTTCATGCCAAAAATCAAACGGGTAGTGAAAAATGGTCTCCATTATTCGCAAAACTATTTTATCCCTTAGCGAATGAGATTGTTACTGTGTCTCATGGTTCTGCTAAAGATTTAGCCAAAGTGACAGGTATCCCACCGTCAAAAATAAAAGTAATTTATAACCCTGTTATTACACCAGAATTATTAGCAAAAGCCCAACAATCAATCAATCATCCTTGGTTTGAGGCCCAACAACCACCAGTGATTTTAGCGGTCGGTAGATTAAATCAACAAAAAGATTATCCGACTCTTATTAAAGCATTTGCAAAAGTGAAACAAATAAAACCTTGCCGTTTAATGATTTTAGGTCAAGGTCCTGAAAAGAAAAAACTTAATGATTTAATTAATCAATTAAATTTAAAAGAAGACATAATCTTACAAGGTTTTGTCGAGAATCCCTATGCTTATATGAAAAAGGCAACAATGCTAGTACTATCTTCTCAATGGGAAGGGCTTCCCACCGTTTTAATCGAATCTTTGGCTGTTGGTACCTCTGTTGTCTCAACTAATTGTCCTAGTGGTCCAGAGGAAATTCTTGATCATGGTAAATACGGTACATTAGTACCTATTTTAGATGTTAAACTTCTTTCTGAAGCAATACTGGATATTTTATCAGGAGAAATTAAATCTATTGATACAGAATGGTTGGAACAGTTTACCTTAGCAAAAGTTACGCAACAGTATGTAGATCTTTTTTCTGTTCCTCTTTGAAGGTATAAGCACAAAATGAATGTATAAATGCGCTTGTTTTGTTATTTAATTTGAGCAAATCACATATCATTAAATAATTATACTTCCCAGCAATCATGACAAAAAAAGTAACCATTGTAACTTGTACTTTCAATAAAGGCGAGTCTAATAGAGCCTCACTACAAAGTATCATAGATCAAACTTATCAAGATTTTGAGTACATTATCGTTAATGATGGTTCTACTGATAACACAAAAGAAATTTTAGATGAATTTACGGCACTCGATAATCCTCAGTTAACAATAATTCACCAAAAAAATAAAGGATTTATTGATAGCCTAATTGATACTTTAGAAGGAATTGATACCCCTTATATTGCCATTCATGGTGCGGGAGATATTTCTCATCTAACAAGACTAGAAAAACAAATTGAACTATTAGAGTCTGACTCTTCTATCGGTGCTGTTGGCTGTCACGTAAGAAAATTAACACATGAAGGAAAAACTATAAGAACAACTAAAGATAAGAAAAATAAACTGTTAATAAATGATCCTCAAGAATTATTTTTTGGTAACTACTATACACATGGAGAAGTAACCTTTAGGCGTTCAACATATATTCAAACTGGAGGTTATAGACGTTTTTTCAAATATGCTCAAGATATAGATCTATGGTTGAGAATGCTAGATTTTTCCAAGTTGGCAAAAATTGACTCTATTCTTTATGAACAAATATATATGCCTAATAGTTCAGTGGCTTCTGATTACAAAAAAGTGGAGTATCAAGCTAAGTTATTTTGTTTTGCCGTGTTTTTGTCAAAACAACGATTACAGGAAATTTCAAACCCCATTGAAGCAAAATGGGATAAGTTATTTGAAGAATTTTGTGATAATCTTGACGACAAGGACAAAGACTTTATCAGTGGCAGAATAATGGAAACCGCTGGAATCAATTATATTCAAACTCGCAATAATGCTGTATTAGCAAATGCCGCCCGTAGAGTCCTCACAATAAACCCTGAAAATCATCCTTCCAAACGATATATAAAATTAAGAATTTTAAGTATTATAGATAAATTTGGAGATACTAAATTTTGGAAATTTTTAATTAGAAAACTATTCAATACTTTCTATTAAAAATACACAACCTGATATGTATAAAAATTATACTTAATGTTATAAATACTTCCCTGTTTGACCAACAAAATTTTCTGGAGTAAATATATTAGTTAATTTAGCGTTTATAAATCTTAACTGACGTTGTTTTAGATAGAAAGGATATGTCAAAGCACGTAATTGTATAAACTCTTGTCTTTTCGACTCAGGCATTGAAACCCAGTCTTGATATTTAGGAACAGCTTTGGTAGTCAAAAAATTCTGCCATTTAGAGATAGTATTCTCCGGTTGTACTTCTTTAGCTCTGACTTGACTATTTTTAAATATTTTTTCTCTTAACGGTATATTTTCTTTTAGTAGCTTAATAGTTGATAAAAGAGAGTCAAAAGAACTAACTTCCAAATAATCCAATTCACTTTGTCTTTCTGCCTGATATGCAGATTCACACCCAAATATAGCGGGGACACCAGCCAACCAAGAGTTGTGAAGTTTTGACGCTGGTTTCCAAGTGTGATCCCAACTATAACCAAATTTACGGATGGCAACGATCGCATCTACTTCACTATAATCATTCCAAGAAGTGGGCGGAATAATTTGCCAATTTAAGTCTAATTCTTTTAGTGTTTTTTTCCAAGATGATTGTCGGAGTGGGAGAATAAGATTATTTTTTTGTCCAAAAAAAGCAATATTTTTAAAAAAATTACCACGTTGAGGATTTCTAGGAATTAGTCCAGGTTGTGTCCAAAAGGGAATATATGAACTTTCCCAAGAATTTAAAAATTTCTTATGCACTTGTTGTAAAGGATTTTGCACAACATGAAGTTGTGCATAGGGATGTCTTCCCCGATCGCCCTGTATCGCAACAAGTAATAATTGCGAGTTAGGCTTAAGAGTATCCGATAAAAGTGGTCGGTGAGAAATGCAAATCCCTTCCAAAGGTATCATATTAGTAAAATAACAAGGAAAGTTACTTTCTTTCAAATATAAATAAGTTAATAATGTCCATGCGCAATCTCCAAACTCATGAGTTCCTTTCCGTATTTGCCATTGCCAATATTCACCAACATTTTTTGGCAATTCATGAATAGAGCATTTTGATTCTGGTAGATAGAAGTAGATAGGTGGAATTATCATTAATTATTATATAAAAATATGTATTTTGAATTATATATTATGTGTGTTAAATAGGATATTAGATAAACAATTTAGTAAGAAAAAGGACTCATTAATATATGTCTTAAAAGCTCCATTTCTCCCATACACACTACATCTTTTTTTAAGTTTTTTTTATTCTTTATATAAAATACAATAATTTTTTTTAAATCATTTATAAAATATAAAATAGTTATAAAAGGCTTTTGCCAATTAGAGTAGTTAAACATCCTCACTTGATAACGACATAATCCATTTTGACGGAAGAATTTTTTTAAATATTCAGGCTCAAAACGTGATTGAGGAATAAAATGCTCTATTTCCATAAGATGGTTGAACCAGATTTCCCAGCCTTGGTTAAAAATTTGGGATAGCATTTCTAAATCTTCATTGGTTTGAGGTAATAAGGGTTCTTCTGGTACGCTTTCTAGCCATGCTTTTTTCCTAATTACTATTCCTGCCCCAGGAGGATACATTTTTTTTCTAGTATCCTTATATTTTTCGTTATAACAATAGGTTTTATCTCCTTTGATTAGGGCAAAATAACGGGCAATTCTTTCAAATCCGGGAGGTGGTTCTACTTCAAATAAACCATGAATTTGACCACCGTAAGCCCCTGCGTTGGGATGTTGTTTACCAAAAATATAAGCCTCTTTTACCCAATTCTGACTTGGCAAGTTATCATCATCTAAAAAACCGATCAATTCTGATTGACAATTCTTTATAGCACATCTACGGGCATAAGCTAATCCCTGTCTGGTTTCTAAATAATATTTAATAGGATTAGAAAAATTCCAATTATTTTGATATTCTTTGATTACTTTGGCAGTATTATCATTACTGTTATTATCAATAACTATTATTTCCCAGTTAATATCCTCTGTGTCAATTTGCTGTTTGAGTCTGTCGAGAACATCAGGGACTCTTTTTTCCCCGTTATAGGTACAGATGGCAACAGTAAAATCTATCATAATGACAGGTGAGTTAATTTAATTAAACCTATTCTAAAACCTTTTTTCTGATTCTCAACTCAATTCGTCAGGGAAAAACCAAGAATCAGTTATCCTAGAAAGCGTAAAGTTTCGGATGAGACTAGGGAATAGTCATGAGTGGAGAGGGTAGAAAATCCCCTGATTGGGAAAGAATTGAAAGGGCTTTGTCGGTGGAGAGGGAATATGGTTATAAAAATTTGAAGGGGAATCAATATCGCTTCCATGAGTTTCTCTGTCTTAGTTTTGGGGGGATTCCTCCCGTGCTAAATTTGATGATTGCTTTTAAGTGGCAAAAAGTGGCGAAGGATTTTGCGGAGTATCCTCGACTAACTTTACAGGAAAAAAAAGATTTGATTGATTATGTGGAGAATTTCATTGATGAAGTAAAGGAAAAACAAAAGGAAGAAGCCGAAAGAAAAGAAGCGATAAAAGAAGATAATATAATACCTTTTCCTTCTAAGGTGGAAACTGTAAGTGTAACTCCCAAGGTAAAGGAAACTGTTGAAAAGATTACTTTAAATAGTCCTGTAATTAACTTAAAGTGTGTCAATAATCGACAAAATAAGTTGTTGGAAAAGTTGGGTATTTATCGGGTTAGGGATGTTCTATTTTACTATCCTCGGGAGCATATTGATTATGGTAATAAGATTGCCATTAAGGATTTGGAGGTAGGGGACACTGTTACGGTGATTGGGACGGTGAAGAAATGTTCTTGTTTTAGTAGTCCTAAAAATAAAAAACTTACTATTTTGAGTCTTGTTATTCGAGATAAGACAGGAGACTTAAAAATAAGCCGTTTTTTTGCGGGAAATTATTTTAGTAGTAGGGGATGGCAGGAGAAGATGAAGCGCTCTTATCCTATGGGGGCGTTAATTGCGGCTTCAGGGTTGGTGAAGGGAAATAAGTATGGTATCACCCTTGATAATCCTGAATTTGAGGTTTTGGATTCGGCTGGGGGTAATATTAACTCTTTGAAAATAGGTCGTTTGTTGCCTGTATATTCTCTCACCGAAGGGGTGGCGGCGGATTTAATTCGTAAGGCGGTGGTGGAGTGTTTACCAACTCTCTCGGAAATTGATGATCCTTTACCTGTTAATCTTAAAAGACAGTATAGCTTAGTTGAGCTACAAAGGGCGATCGCCCATATCCATTACCCAGACAACCAAAAACAACTATCAGACGCTAGAAGAAGACTAATTTTTGACGAATTCTTTTACCTGCAACTAGGCTTCTTAGAAAGAAAAAAACAAGACAAACAAAACCGCCAAGCCTCCCCCTTCATCCCCCAAGGGAAACTCATCGAAGAATTTAACAAACTCCTCCCCTTCCAACTCACCGATGCCCAACAAAGAGTAATCAACGAAATCGAAGCCGACTTAGAATCATCCTCCCCCATGAATCGTCTAGTGCAAGGGGATGTGGGCTCAGGAAAAACCATCGTCGCCGTATTCGCCATCCTTGCCGCCCTCCAATCAGGGTATCAAGCCGCCCTCATGGCACCCACCGAAGTATTAGCAGAACAACATTACCGCAAGATAGTACAGTGGTTTAACCTCCTCCATTTGCCCGTAGAATTGCTTACAGGGTCAACCAAAATCGCCAAAAGGAGGGAGATCCATGCCCACCTCCAAAGCGGTGAATTACCCCTGTTAATCGGTACTCATGCCCTAATTCAAGATCCCGTCAAATTCCGTAACCTTGGTTTGGTCGTTATTGACGAACAACATCGCTTCGGAGTACAACAACGCGCCCGTCTTTTGGCTAAAGGAAAAGCGCCCCATGTACTTACCATGACAGCCACCCCCATTCCACGCACCCTCGCCCTCACCCTCCACGGTGACTTAGACGTAAGCCAAATTGACGAACTTCCCCCCGGTAGGCAACCCATTCAAACTACGGTATTGGCAGGAAAACAGCGCACCCAGGCCTATGAATTAATCAAAAGGGAAGTTGCCCAAGGCAGACAGGCTTATGTAATCTTTCCCATGATTGAAGAATCAGAAAAATTAGATGTAAAAGCCGCCGTAGTTGAACATCAAAAATTTAGCGAGAAAATCTTTCCCGATTTTAATGTGGGCTTACTCCATGGGCGTATGTCATCAGACGAAAAAGAAGCCGCCCTCACCGCTTTTCGGGATAACCAAACCCAAATAATCGTCTCCACCACCGTTATCGAAGTAGGGGTTGACGTACCCAATGCCACGGTAATGTTAATTGAAAATGCCGAACGTTTTGGCTTGTCACAACTGCATCAGTTGAGGGGTAGGGTAGGCCGTGGCAGTCATAAATCCTTTTGTTTACTCATCAGCGGTAGTAAATCCCCCGATGGGGTACAACGGTTAAAAGTGTTGGAACAGTCACAGGATGGCTTTTTCATCTCAGAGATGGATTTAAGGTTAAGGGGGCCTGGGGAGGTGTTAGGCTCTCGTCAATCGGGTTTGCCTGATTTTGCCCTAGCGAGTTTGGTAGAAGATCAAGAAGTGTTGGTTTTAGCGAGGGATGCGGCGGAGAAGATTTTGTTACAGGATAAGTATTTGCAGGATGGCTCTAGTTTGAAAAATGAGTTAGCAAGACGTTATAAAAAGCTCATTGGTAGTGAAATGTTAACTTAAGCGTTGCTGATTTTAGATACAATTTATCATTTAATTTATCATTTAAGGGAACAGGGAATGGGGAACAGGCAATAGTGATAATATTTTGTTTGAAGGCTTAGTTTTTTGCATCATTTAATTATATTTCATACGATGATTAATATTAAGTTTACATAAATCATTACAATAGAAAATCCCCCAGAAACGCTCAAATTTTACCAGTAAAAGAATACGGCGTTTTTGAATTTTTAGGATTAAGAAGTAGTTAAAAATATTTAGATTCTTCATTTATAGTTATAAATCATCAAAAACTGTTCCCTATTCCCCGTTCCCTGCCTTAAGCCGAAAATTTTAACATAAATCACCCATGCTCCCAGATAACGAGATAAAAGACTTTTTCATCAACTCTTAAAAAACAAGTTAAAGTATAGATGTTAAGTTTTATGAAGACTGAGGTCGGTTTATGTTAGAACTATATCAATTTGAATTATCACAATTTTCCGAAAAAGTACGTTTAATATTAGATTTCAAAGGTTTAGAATACAAAAAAATTGAAGTTACCCCCGGCATCGGGCAGTTAGAGGTTTTCAAGATTTCTGGACAAAGACAAGTACCTGTTTTAAAGGATGGTGACACGGTAATTAGTGATTCTACGGAAATCGCTTTATATTTGGATCGTAAATACCCTGAAAAGCCCCTTATCCCGACTGATGCGGTGGCTAGGGGACAATGTTTACTCATGGAAGAATGGGCGGATGAGTCTTTAGGTTTGAAGGGGCGTAAAACTTTTTTAGGGGCTCTTAATCAATATCAAAATTTCCGCACTGCTTTTTTACCCACTGATACCCCTGATTTATTAAAAAATATTGTTGGCTCTATCCCAGGAGATTTTTTAGGTGCCATTGGTAGTGATATATATAAACAAGCTCAGAGGGGTTTAAAACAAGATTTAGAGGCTCTAAGTCTCATTTTACAAAATCAACCCTATTTAGTGGGTGATGAGCCTACTTTGGCGGATTTAACGGTGGCCGCCCTTAGCACCATTATCAAATTTCCCGAAGTTGCTTATTATGATGTACCGATGGATATTACAGGAAAGGCTATTCCAGGTTTAGGGGATAATAGTGCCTATGAGCCTTTCTTTACCTGGCGCGATCGCCTTTACGCCCAATATCGTCAACCGTTAGATGATTCTAGCCGCAATAATGGCAATAGTGGTGGGGATGATAGTAAACCGACTTCCATCGAAATTGAATAATTAATCATTATAAGGGGCGCTCTACAACGCCCTTTTTTTATCCAAGGTTTTCTACCCATACTAATTGTTTTTCCACTATACTCGAAAAGATTTTAAGATAAAAAATTAATTATAAAGATAGTGGAGGCTAAACATTTTTAATGGTTCAATACCTTGTTTTCTTAACAATTTCCACGGGTTTATATGCCTTGTTTGCCCTCGGCTTAAATTTACAGTGGGGTTTTACAGGATTAATTAATTTTGGTCATGTGGCATTTATGACCATCGGTGCTTATACTACAGTTTTACTGAGTCTTGGGGGAGTCCCCATTTTTTTTGCTGTCATTGTGGGCATTGTCGGGGCTTCTTTACTAGGTTTATTAATGGGGGCTTCTACCCTTCGATTACGGGAAGATTATCTTGCCATTGTCACCATTGGTGTGGCTGAATTTCTCCGTTTGGTGGCACAAAATGAGGAATGGTTAACGAAAGGGAATTTTGGTATTCAAAGTTATCCTTTACCTTTTGGCTCTTTTCAACCTAATTTTGCGGGAAAGTTAATGATGATTTTTATTTTAACTTTTTTGGCTATTTTTGTAATTTGGCGTTTATTTATTAATATTAAAAAACAGCTCAAAGGGGGAAAGGAAATACAGGGAAAAAGTTTTCAATTTTCCAAGGCAAGAGATGTATATATTAAAGGATTTATTACTTTTTTATTAGTTTTAATTACTTATATTAATGGGGTAATTGCTCTCTATAATTATACCTATAAGTCAGGATTAATGTTATTAATGTTAATTGCCTTGGTCGGGGTTTATTATGGTTTAGATTTACTGGTTCATTCCCCTTGGGGTAGGGTTTTAAAAGCTATTCGAGAGGATGAAGAAATACCGAGGGCATTGGGTAAAAATATTTTTTGGTATAAATTACAGGCTTTTATGT
The genomic region above belongs to Cyanobacterium stanieri LEGE 03274 and contains:
- a CDS encoding glycosyltransferase family 2 protein is translated as MTKKVTIVTCTFNKGESNRASLQSIIDQTYQDFEYIIVNDGSTDNTKEILDEFTALDNPQLTIIHQKNKGFIDSLIDTLEGIDTPYIAIHGAGDISHLTRLEKQIELLESDSSIGAVGCHVRKLTHEGKTIRTTKDKKNKLLINDPQELFFGNYYTHGEVTFRRSTYIQTGGYRRFFKYAQDIDLWLRMLDFSKLAKIDSILYEQIYMPNSSVASDYKKVEYQAKLFCFAVFLSKQRLQEISNPIEAKWDKLFEEFCDNLDDKDKDFISGRIMETAGINYIQTRNNAVLANAARRVLTINPENHPSKRYIKLRILSIIDKFGDTKFWKFLIRKLFNTFY
- a CDS encoding glycosyltransferase, whose translation is MHNEVKPKVAFYLRMLSGGGAEKVIINLTKGLVEKGITVDLILNIPAGPYLKEVSPEVRIITLGTPKLLKGLPKLVNYLKKEKPQILFSAMHYNNEIAIWAKYLARVKTKVIVSEHNTLSVHAKNQTGSEKWSPLFAKLFYPLANEIVTVSHGSAKDLAKVTGIPPSKIKVIYNPVITPELLAKAQQSINHPWFEAQQPPVILAVGRLNQQKDYPTLIKAFAKVKQIKPCRLMILGQGPEKKKLNDLINQLNLKEDIILQGFVENPYAYMKKATMLVLSSQWEGLPTVLIESLAVGTSVVSTNCPSGPEEILDHGKYGTLVPILDVKLLSEAILDILSGEIKSIDTEWLEQFTLAKVTQQYVDLFSVPL
- the murB gene encoding UDP-N-acetylmuramate dehydrogenase, whose product is MNLPKEIQTDILLTPYTTWKIGGKAKYFTEPTPEELPQVIKWAFTNNIPTYFIGRGSNLLIDDAGLPGLVIVTRNSLTDLQREDDVIIAGSGVFLPHLSQFAAKQGFSGFEFLIGIPGTVGGAIAMNAGLTVFRPREMTSIVKDFDVLNLDGSVETLTMKDIDAQYRQTNLLDGKRLIVEARFILEHSGDPEEIKKNTFAHLAERKRKQPLDKPTAGSTFKSPRGSKSAGWCIEQAGLKGFQIGGARVSPVHANWIENLGNATSHDVRELINHIQDVVREKIGINLETEVCFLP
- a CDS encoding UDP-N-acetylglucosamine 1-carboxyvinyltransferase: MAKNVNKLILHPSRLEGKIKVGGAKNSALRLLAASLLTSSPVIIKNYPSTLLDVDIHVEMLEVLGKHCKLINENEIEITELRFPSSHLIWNKRSIRNTLLILGALVARTGQGKVPLPGGCQLGDRKYDLHIMILKSLGAKVWQEDNYLCAEISGNKKLQGSDIYLPIRSTGATENSIICACLAEGQTRIWGPHIRPEIHDLINFLRSMGAKIEVRGQESIIVEGVEQLGGTTHEVIPDNIEALTWLIGSAVTNGDVEIVDFPFEHLEVPLIHLRESGVRFYRSENHLIVRGSKCYPIDISTGPYPGINSDMQPLFAVLGAMAQGESRIIDLRFPGRYAYAQELAKMGMIYQVKNNLLLIEGGKNLQGNEVKALDLRAGAALMIASLIANSPTTITNAWQIFRGYDQLEKKLTQLGVNWQSD
- the hpsE gene encoding hormogonium polysaccharide biosynthesis glycosyltransferase HpsE; its protein translation is MIDFTVAICTYNGEKRVPDVLDRLKQQIDTEDINWEIIVIDNNSNDNTAKVIKEYQNNWNFSNPIKYYLETRQGLAYARRCAIKNCQSELIGFLDDDNLPSQNWVKEAYIFGKQHPNAGAYGGQIHGLFEVEPPPGFERIARYFALIKGDKTYCYNEKYKDTRKKMYPPGAGIVIRKKAWLESVPEEPLLPQTNEDLEMLSQIFNQGWEIWFNHLMEIEHFIPQSRFEPEYLKKFFRQNGLCRYQVRMFNYSNWQKPFITILYFINDLKKIIVFYIKNKKNLKKDVVCMGEMELLRHILMSPFSY
- a CDS encoding PIN domain-containing protein; this translates as MCKPLKLCLDLNIWCAALLADIKGNQNSACQSIVDFVRYGHCYSRKVELIISWGMLNRLEQVLLRLTPLAEDASFYVNIISSYAQLSNPQLILGGTGVLAIDDLEDQQVLETAVAGKADLLITANFQDFLNKDVKTIIPNKHAIYDFPHYNIHIVHPYLAINWLNKGTIPPISQPS